The following proteins come from a genomic window of Sorghum bicolor cultivar BTx623 chromosome 3, Sorghum_bicolor_NCBIv3, whole genome shotgun sequence:
- the LOC8075421 gene encoding probable RNA-dependent RNA polymerase SHL2: MGSLRGAAAPSPAPRAGDLVTTQVSLGGFDATVKALDLADFLELKAGLVWRCRVKTSWTPPDAYPDFLLPTVTSAAAQPPQYDRVPPHAFVHFARPEGARAAADAAGRSELILSGKPLRAASAQESSLRASRRRSVSPFRFPGSRLEVGDLPAKDAFLAAWRGPASGLEFSVDPFDGSCRLIFARDTAFKVREFRESVVMRCDVKLEFPVRDVAEVRVFRLDCSLLIRLSAAPLVYYRTADDDIHESVPFDLLDDDDPWIRTTDITPSGAIGRCGAYRITFSPRFWPKMERALAYMRDRRVPIVDCGGGWGARRGLTVRDEPEFGERMQDLFFCVQHSEGLKFPVLFLVNALVHKGVINQHHLTPEFFGLLQRKEDDVNVAALREFWGDKFPVFDACGRLKNLQDRVARYPKLLRNKIGDDNSEVRRLVVTPTKAYCLPPEVERSNRVIRHYREVTDRFLRVTFMDEGMQLLNSNVLNFSAAQIVKDLMSNSFLHKTTVYKRIKTFLTEGFHMCGRKYSFLAFSSNQLRDRSAWFFAEDRMRTVETIRKWMGRFTSKNVAKHAARMGQCFSSTYATVVMQPHEVNECLEEVERNGYIFSDGIGKITCDLALEVAQKLRLTDNPPSAYQIRYAGFKGVIAVWEGENDGIRLSLRPSMHKFESNHNVLEVVSWTKFQPGFLNRQIITLLSSLNVPDAIFSQMQEAMLSNLNNILSDTDVAFDIVTTSCAEQGNTAALMLSAGISPGTEPHLKAMLLAIRSSQLLGLLEKTRIFVPKGRWLMGCLDELGILEQGQCFIRASSPSLNNCLVKHGPRFSSANKNAETIVGTIVMAKNPCLHPGDVRILEAVDVPELHHLVDCLVFPKKGERPHANEASGSDLDGDLYFVTWDENLIPPGKKSWNPMDYSPTEAKQLPRAVSPHDIVDFFLKNMVNEKLGPISNAHVVHADMSEYGAMDEKCIQLAELAATAVDFPKTGKIVSMPPSLRPKLYPDFMGKEDAISYKSEKILGRLYRSIQEASSGDLVPEETCTLNDLPYDADMEVPGATDFLSSAWECKCSYETQLNALLNQYGVRTEAELVTEHIWSLPKYSSRKQGDIKERLKNAYSALHKDFRSIFESFVTDQTEISDDEKIRFYEMKASAWYQVTYHPKWVQKSREMLKPDFEDMPARLSFAWIGVEHLARIKIRCHGEVKVDSRRPVERLAAYISGSM, from the exons ATGGGATCGCTGCGGGGCGCGGCAGCCCCGTCCCCGGCGCCGCGCGCGGGCGACCTGGTGACCACGCAGGTTAGCCTGGGCGGATTTGACGCCACCGTCAAGGCGCTCGATCTTGCCGACTTTCTCGAGTTGAAGGCGGGCTTGGTCTGGCGCTGCCGCGTCAAGACCTCCTGGACCCCGCCGGACGCCTATCCCGACTTCCTTCTCCCCACCGTCACCTCCGCCGCCGCGCAGCCGCCACAGTACGATCGCGTGCCTCCGCACGCCTTCGTCCACTTTGCGCGCCCGGAgggcgcgcgcgccgccgccgacgcagcGGGGCGGTCCGAGCTCATCCTCTCCGGGAAACCCCTGCGCGCCGCCTCCGCGCAGGAGAGCTCCCTTCGGGCCTCCCGCCGCCGCAGTGTCTCGCCATTCCGCTTCCCTGGCTCACGCCTCGAGGTCGGGGATCTCCCGGCCAAGGACGCCTTCCTCGCCGCCTGGCGCGGTCCGGCCTCTGGGCTCGAGTTCTCCGTCGATCCGTTCGACGGGTCTTGCCGCCTCATCTTCGCCCGCGACACCGCATTCAAAGTCCGGGAGTTCCGCGAGTCTGTGGTCATGCGCTGCGACGTCAAGCTCGAGTTCCCCGTACGCGACGTCGCCGAAGTCAGGGTGTTCCGGCTCGACTGCTCGCTGCTGATCCGGCTGTCGGCGGCACCGCTGGTTTATTACCGCACGGCGGACGACGACATCCACGAGTCCGTGCCGTTCGACCTGCTCGACGACGATGACCCGTGGATACGGACCACGGACATCACCCCCAGTGGCGCGATTGGGCGGTGCGGCGCGTATAGAATCACATTCTCGCCGCGCTTCTGGCCAAAGATGGAACGCGCGCTGGCGTACATGAGGGATAGGAGGGTGCCGATCGTTGATTGCGGTGGTGGTTGGGGGGCCAGGAGGGGCCTCACCGTGCGAGATGAGCCTGAGTTTGGGGAGCGAATGCAGGACCTGTTCTTCTGCGTGCAGCACTCCGAGGGTCTCAAGTTTCCGGTGTTGTTCCTCGTGAATGCTCTGGTGCACAAGGGAGTAATAAATCAACACCACCTCACGCCTGAATTCTTCGGCTTGCTCCAGAGGAAGGAGGATGATGTGAATGTGGCTGCTTTGAGGGAATTTTGGGGGGACAAATTTCCAGTTTTTGATGCATGTGGCAGGCTGAAGAATCTGCAAGATAGGGTTGCCAGGTACCCCAAACTTCTTCGCAACAAGATTGGGGATGACAATTCAGAGGTGAGGAGGCTGGTAGTCACGCCCACCAAAGCTTATTGCCTGCCACCAGAAGTGGAGCGCTCTAATCGTGTCATCCGTCATTATCGTGAAGTCACAGACAGATTTCTCAGGGTTACTTTTATGGATGAGGGTATGCAGCTACTGAACAGTAATGTGCTGAATTTCTCTGCTGCGCAAATTGTCAAAGATTTGATGTCAAACTCGTTCCTGCATAAGACAACAGTGTACAAGCGTATTAAAACATTTTTGACAGAGGGATTCCACATGTGTGGTAGGAAGTACTCATTTCTTGCATTCTCATCGAACCAGCTGAGGGACAGGTCAGCTTGGTTCTTCGCAGAGGACAGAATGAGAACAGTGGAAACCATTAGGAAATGGATGGGGCGGTTCACAAGTAAGAATGTAGCAAAGCACGCTGCTCGGATGGGGCAGTGCTTCTCATCTACATATGCTACAGTGGTGATGCAGCCGCATGAGGTCAATGAGTGTCTCGAGGAAGTTGAACGCAATGGGTACATTTTCTCTGATGGAATTGGCAAGATTACGTGTGACCTTGCACTTGAAGTTGCTCAGAAGCTGCGATTGACAGATAATCCCCCATCCGCTTACCAGATTAGGTATGCAGGCTTCAAGGGTGTTATAGCTGTCTGGGAAGGAGAAAATGATGGGATACGACTTTCCCTGAGGCCGAGCATGCACAAGTTTGAGTCTAACCATAATGTGTTAGAGGTGGTCTCATGGACAAAGTTTCAGCCAGGATTCTTAAACCGTCAGATTATTACATTACTGTCCTCCTTGAATGTCCCGGATGCTATCTTTTCTCAAATGCAGGAAGCCATGTTGTCTAATCTCAATAATATTTTGTCGGACACTGATGTTGCTTTTGACATTGTAACCACCTCTTGTGCTGAGCAAGGAAACACTGCAGCACTGATGTTGAGTGCTGGCATTTCACCTGGAACTGAGCCACACCTGAAAGCAATGCTGTTAGCTATAAGGTCCTCACAGCTACTGGGTCTTTTGGAGAAGACAAGGATTTTTGTGCCGAAGGGGAGGTGGTTGATGGGCTGCCTTGATGAACTTGGGATCCTTGAGCAAGGACAGTGCTTTATCCGGGCGTCATCTCCATCACTCAATAATTGTCTGGTAAAGCATGGACCAAGATTTTCCTCAGCAAACAAAAATGCAGAGACCATTGTGGGTACTATCGTAATGGCAAAGAATCCATGCCTTCATCCAGGGGATGTCCGGATCCTTGAAGCTGTTGATGTGCCTGAACTGCATCACCTTGTTGATTGCTTGGTCTTCCCCAAGAAAGGTGAGAGGCCACATGCCAATGAAGCATCTGGGAGTGATCTTGATGGGGATCTCTACTTTGTGACATGGGATGAAAACCTTATACCACCTGGCAAAAAGAGTTGGAACCCTATGGACTACTCCCCAACTGAAGCAAAACAACTACCGCGCGCAGTATCCCCACAT GATATTGTTGATTTCTTCTTGAAGAACATGGTAAATGAGAAACTGGGTCCAATAAGCAATGCTCATGTTGTTCACGCTGATATGAGCGAGTATGGAGCAATGGATGAGAAGTGCATTCAGTTGGCAGAACTAGCAGCAACTGCTGTAGACTTCCCCAAGACTGGCAAAATTGTGTCAATGCCACCATCCCTTCGGCCAAAATTATATCCTGACTTCATGGGAAAGGAGGATGCCATCTCCTATAAATCAGAGAAGATCCTTGGAAGGCTTTATCGGTCAATCCAAGAAGCCTCCAGTGGTGATTTGGTTCCAGAAGAAACTTGCACATTAAACGATTTGCCTTATGATGCAGATATGGAAGTTCCTGGTGCAACTGATTTTCTCTCAAGTGCTTGGGAGTGCAAGTGCTCATATGAAACACAACTGAATGCACTGCTCAACCAATATGGTGTGCGCACTGAAGCAGAGCTTGTTACAGAGCACATATGGTCGCTTCCCAAATACAGCAGCAGAAAACAGGGGGACATAAAGGAGAGATTGAAGAATGCATACTCTGCTCTCCACAAGGACTTCAGGAGCATTTTCGAAAGCTTTGTtacagatcaaactgagatcTCTGATGATGAGAAAATTCGGTTTTATGAGATGAAGGCCTCTGCATGGTACCAGGTAACCTACCACCCCAAATGGGTCCAAAAGTCAAGGGAAATGCTCAAACCTGACTTTGAGGACATGCCAGCAAGGCTTAGCTTTGCATGGATCGGGGTCGAGCACCTGGCACGGATTAAGATAAGGTGCCATGGAGAAGTGAAAGTGGACAGCCGAAGGCCCGTTGAGAGGCTCGCAGCCTACATATCTGGGAGCATGTGA